A genome region from Streptomyces pratensis includes the following:
- a CDS encoding ANTAR domain-containing response regulator, with product MTTPESPQPVDAADDDKSHVPPLTTRVVIAEDEALIRLDLKEMLEEEGYSVVGEAGDGQQAVELAREHRPDLVILDVKMPVLDGISAAEKITEESIAPVLMLTAFSQRDLVERARDAGAMAYLVKPFSKSDVVPAIEMAVSRFAELKALEGEIADLSQRLETRKLVDRAKSILQTDYGLSEPAAFRWIQKTSMDRRMSMQQLAEALIEDAEEKKKAAE from the coding sequence GTGACCACGCCCGAGTCGCCCCAGCCCGTAGACGCCGCCGACGACGACAAGTCGCACGTCCCGCCGCTGACGACCCGCGTCGTCATCGCCGAGGACGAGGCGCTCATCCGTCTCGATCTCAAGGAGATGCTGGAGGAGGAGGGCTACTCGGTCGTCGGTGAGGCCGGGGACGGGCAGCAGGCCGTCGAGCTGGCGCGGGAGCATCGGCCGGACCTCGTGATCCTTGATGTGAAGATGCCCGTGCTCGACGGGATCTCCGCCGCCGAGAAGATCACCGAGGAGTCCATCGCCCCGGTCCTGATGCTCACGGCGTTCTCGCAGCGGGATCTGGTCGAGCGGGCCCGGGACGCCGGGGCGATGGCGTATCTGGTGAAGCCGTTCAGCAAGAGCGACGTGGTGCCGGCCATCGAGATGGCCGTTTCCCGGTTCGCGGAGCTGAAGGCGCTGGAGGGCGAGATCGCGGACCTCTCGCAGCGGCTGGAGACCCGGAAGCTGGTGGACCGGGCGAAGAGCATCCTGCAGACGGATTACGGGCTCTCCGAGCCGGCGGCGTTCCGCTGGATCCAGAAGACGTCGATGGACCGCCGGATGTCGATGCAGCAGCTGGCCGAGGCGTTGATCGAGGACGCCGAGGAGAAGAAGAAGGCGGCCGAGTAG
- a CDS encoding ABC transporter ATP-binding protein gives MTALLEVEDLRVAYGKIEAVKGISFTVEAGQVVTLIGTNGAGKTTTLRTLSGLLKPSGGRILFEGKPLTDIPAHKIVSLGIAHSPEGRHIFPRLTITENLLLGAYLRNDKAGIEKDVQRAYDLFPILGERRKQAAGTLSGGEQQMLAMGRALMSQPKLLMLDEPSMGLSPIMMQKIMETIVELKASGTTILLVEQNAQAALSLADQGHVMEVGKVVLSGTGADLLHDESVRKAYLGED, from the coding sequence ATGACCGCACTGCTCGAGGTCGAAGACCTCCGCGTCGCCTACGGCAAGATCGAAGCCGTCAAGGGCATCTCCTTCACCGTCGAGGCCGGCCAGGTCGTCACCCTCATCGGCACCAACGGCGCAGGCAAGACCACCACCCTGCGCACCCTGTCCGGACTCCTCAAACCCTCCGGCGGCCGCATCCTCTTCGAAGGCAAACCGCTCACCGACATCCCGGCACACAAGATCGTCTCCCTGGGCATCGCCCACTCCCCCGAGGGACGCCACATCTTCCCCCGGCTGACGATCACCGAGAACCTCCTCCTCGGCGCCTACCTCCGCAACGACAAGGCAGGCATCGAGAAGGACGTCCAGCGCGCCTACGACCTCTTCCCCATCCTCGGGGAACGCCGAAAGCAGGCCGCCGGAACCCTCTCCGGAGGCGAGCAGCAGATGCTCGCCATGGGACGCGCACTCATGTCCCAGCCCAAGCTGCTCATGCTCGACGAGCCCTCCATGGGCCTCTCGCCGATCATGATGCAGAAGATCATGGAAACCATCGTCGAGCTCAAGGCGTCGGGCACCACCATCCTGCTCGTCGAGCAGAACGCCCAGGCGGCCCTCTCCCTCGCGGACCAGGGCCACGTCATGGAGGTCGGCAAGGTCGTCCTCTCCGGCACCGGAGCCGACCTGCTCCACGACGAGTCGGTCCGCAAGGCCTACCTCGGCGAGGACTGA
- a CDS encoding branched-chain amino acid ABC transporter substrate-binding protein, which yields MLILTTVLTTGALTLTACGSRDDDTKSSGSGDTQTVVIGVDAPLTGDLSALGLGIKNSADLAVKIANQDKAVPGIKFELQALDDQAQPSVGQQNAQKFIGNKDLVGVVGPLNSGVAQSMQKPFTDANLTQVSPANTGTELTQGNNWKAGDKKRPYAAYFRTATTDAIQGAFAANYLFKNANIKDVYLIDDQKPYGAGLAASFKATFTELGGKIVGTDHINPDDRDFNSVVTKVKSSGAKAVYYGGEYPAGAPLSQQLKDSVKIPLMGGDGMYSADFIKLNKKAEGDIATSVGKPVEELESAKKFIADYKTAGYKDAYEAYGGGTYDAAWSIIEAVKIVAAENDGKLPDDARVQVLEAMKTVKFEGVTGPVSFDEFGDTTNTMMTAYQVTGGKWTSKLSEAVK from the coding sequence TTGCTCATACTCACCACAGTGCTCACCACAGGCGCACTGACTCTCACCGCCTGCGGATCGCGCGACGACGACACCAAGAGCAGCGGCAGCGGCGACACCCAGACCGTCGTCATCGGTGTCGACGCACCCCTGACCGGCGACCTCTCCGCCCTCGGCCTCGGCATCAAGAACTCCGCCGACCTCGCCGTCAAGATCGCCAACCAGGACAAGGCCGTCCCCGGCATCAAATTCGAACTCCAGGCACTCGACGACCAGGCCCAGCCCTCCGTCGGCCAGCAGAACGCCCAGAAGTTCATCGGCAACAAAGACCTCGTCGGCGTCGTCGGCCCCCTGAACTCCGGCGTCGCCCAGTCGATGCAGAAGCCCTTCACCGACGCCAACCTCACCCAGGTCTCCCCGGCCAACACCGGCACCGAACTGACCCAGGGCAACAACTGGAAGGCCGGCGACAAGAAGCGCCCCTACGCCGCCTACTTCCGCACCGCCACCACCGACGCCATCCAGGGCGCGTTCGCCGCGAACTACCTGTTCAAGAACGCGAACATCAAGGACGTCTACCTCATCGACGACCAGAAGCCCTACGGCGCCGGCCTCGCAGCCTCCTTCAAGGCGACCTTCACCGAGCTCGGCGGCAAGATCGTCGGCACCGACCACATCAACCCCGACGACCGCGACTTCAACTCCGTCGTCACCAAGGTCAAGAGCTCCGGCGCCAAGGCCGTCTACTACGGCGGCGAATACCCCGCCGGCGCACCCCTGAGCCAGCAGCTCAAGGACAGCGTCAAGATCCCCCTCATGGGCGGCGACGGCATGTACAGCGCCGACTTCATCAAGCTCAACAAGAAGGCCGAAGGCGACATCGCCACCTCCGTCGGCAAGCCCGTCGAAGAACTCGAGTCCGCCAAGAAGTTCATCGCCGACTACAAGACGGCCGGCTACAAGGACGCCTACGAGGCCTACGGCGGCGGCACCTACGACGCCGCCTGGTCCATCATCGAGGCCGTCAAGATCGTCGCCGCAGAGAACGACGGCAAGCTCCCCGACGACGCCCGCGTCCAGGTCCTCGAAGCCATGAAGACCGTCAAGTTCGAAGGCGTCACCGGCCCCGTCTCCTTCGACGAATTCGGCGACACCACCAACACCATGATGACCGCCTACCAGGTCACCGGCGGCAAGTGGACCTCCAAGCTCAGCGAGGCCGTCAAGTAG
- a CDS encoding branched-chain amino acid ABC transporter permease, whose translation MTTTTPAAHSALLPLPTTAARAATTTGAALALIGTFLAWTYTDTFPGDLTVTGYPGGLQVLTLISAALTLLYALSGYGIKGLRWLTPGGTHSPTRLLAIGTFITTAYTVIAVIVTKDDNGNLLGLIELEPGAWISLVGALVATVASLGLPNDQPLDDTTTPSARNRFLGSLRAPAPARAKALPHWAEILIIAGAFGVALIVFTYGIDTEYAELFIGYVIAVAFGFTALTRAGLIARITALTAKHRNVTLCAALVAAFCFPFTQQNEEYALIGANILIFATVALGLNVVVGLAGLLDLGYVAFLGVGAYAAALVSGSPLSPVGVQFPFWAAVLTGAAASLVFGVVIGAPTLRLRGDYLAIVTLGFGEIFRLTVNALNGVSGPDLTNGSQGIPSIPDLQLFGFDFGISHDIGGITLGRSANYYLLMLLFTAVVVLVFRRSGESRIGRAWVAIREDETAATAMGINAFRLKLLAFALGATLAGLAGTVQAHVSYTVTPEQYQFAGSVPPNSAFLLAAVILGGMGTLSGPLVGAALLYLIPAKLQFMQDYQLFLFGLALILLMRFRPEGLVADRRKQLEFHETGQLDVPPDTPLTDTAAGTTKAGA comes from the coding sequence ATGACCACCACGACCCCCGCCGCGCACAGCGCCCTGCTCCCCCTGCCCACCACAGCAGCCCGCGCCGCCACCACCACCGGCGCCGCACTCGCCCTCATAGGCACCTTCCTCGCCTGGACCTACACCGACACCTTCCCCGGCGACCTCACCGTCACCGGCTACCCCGGCGGCCTCCAGGTCCTCACCCTCATCAGCGCAGCACTCACCCTCCTCTACGCCCTCTCCGGATACGGCATCAAGGGCCTGCGCTGGCTCACCCCCGGCGGCACCCACAGCCCCACCAGGCTGCTCGCCATCGGCACCTTCATCACCACCGCCTACACCGTCATCGCCGTCATCGTCACCAAGGACGACAACGGCAACCTCCTCGGACTGATCGAACTCGAACCCGGAGCCTGGATCAGCCTCGTCGGCGCACTCGTCGCCACCGTCGCCTCCCTCGGACTCCCCAACGACCAGCCCCTGGACGACACCACCACCCCGAGCGCACGCAACCGATTCCTCGGCAGCCTCCGCGCACCGGCACCCGCCCGCGCCAAGGCACTCCCCCACTGGGCCGAAATCCTCATCATCGCCGGAGCCTTCGGCGTCGCGCTCATCGTCTTCACCTACGGCATCGACACCGAATACGCCGAACTCTTCATCGGCTACGTCATCGCCGTCGCCTTCGGCTTCACCGCACTCACCCGGGCCGGACTCATCGCCCGCATCACCGCGCTGACAGCCAAACACCGCAACGTCACCCTGTGCGCCGCACTCGTCGCAGCCTTCTGCTTCCCCTTCACCCAGCAGAACGAGGAATACGCCCTCATCGGCGCCAACATCCTCATCTTCGCGACCGTCGCACTCGGCCTCAACGTCGTCGTCGGCCTCGCCGGCCTCCTCGACCTCGGATACGTCGCCTTCCTCGGCGTCGGCGCCTACGCCGCAGCACTCGTCTCCGGCAGCCCCCTCTCCCCCGTCGGCGTCCAATTCCCCTTCTGGGCCGCCGTCCTCACCGGAGCAGCCGCATCCCTCGTCTTCGGCGTCGTCATCGGCGCCCCGACACTCCGGCTCCGCGGCGACTACCTCGCCATCGTCACCCTCGGATTCGGCGAGATCTTCCGCCTCACCGTCAACGCCCTCAACGGCGTCAGCGGCCCCGACCTCACCAACGGATCCCAGGGCATCCCCAGCATCCCCGACCTCCAGCTCTTCGGCTTCGACTTCGGGATCAGCCACGACATCGGCGGAATCACCCTCGGCAGGTCCGCCAACTACTACCTGCTGATGCTCCTCTTCACCGCCGTCGTCGTACTCGTCTTCCGACGCTCCGGAGAATCCCGCATCGGCCGCGCCTGGGTCGCCATCCGCGAGGACGAAACCGCAGCCACCGCCATGGGCATCAACGCCTTCAGGCTCAAACTGCTCGCCTTCGCCCTCGGCGCCACCCTCGCCGGACTCGCCGGAACCGTGCAGGCACACGTCTCCTACACGGTCACACCCGAGCAGTACCAGTTCGCCGGATCCGTACCGCCCAACTCCGCGTTCCTCCTCGCCGCCGTCATCCTCGGCGGCATGGGAACCCTCAGCGGCCCCCTCGTCGGCGCCGCACTGCTCTACCTCATCCCGGCCAAGCTCCAGTTCATGCAGGACTACCAGCTCTTCCTCTTCGGACTCGCACTCATCCTCCTGATGCGCTTCCGCCCCGAAGGCCTCGTCGCCGACCGCAGGAAGCAGCTCGAATTCCACGAGACCGGCCAACTCGACGTACCACCCGACACACCACTCACCGACACAGCCGCCGGCACCACGAAGGCGGGGGCGTGA
- a CDS encoding branched-chain amino acid ABC transporter permease → MNELPQQLANGLILGAMYGLIAIGYTMVYGIIQLINFAHGEIFMIGGFGALTVYLGLPSGLSLLAAIPLMIAGGVICSVAVSVAAERFAYRPLRSAPRLAPLITAIGLSLALQQAVWMWYPDATKDRSFPQFEGEAIDIFGATIQRGDIFVLIAAPLCMLALGLFVSKTRAGRGMQATSQDPDTAKLMGINTDRIIVMAFAIGAAFAAVAAVAYGLKNGQIGFRMGFIMGLKAFTAAVLGGIGNIYGAMLGGVVLGVAEALATGYMSEVPGMELFGGGAWKDVWAFALLILVLLIRPQGLLGERVADRA, encoded by the coding sequence GTGAACGAACTGCCGCAACAGCTGGCCAATGGACTCATCCTCGGCGCGATGTACGGTCTCATCGCGATCGGTTACACGATGGTCTACGGAATCATCCAGCTCATCAACTTCGCACACGGCGAGATCTTCATGATCGGGGGCTTCGGAGCCCTCACGGTCTACCTCGGGCTTCCGTCCGGACTCTCCCTGCTCGCTGCGATACCACTCATGATCGCCGGCGGAGTCATCTGCTCCGTCGCCGTCAGCGTCGCCGCCGAACGCTTCGCCTACCGGCCACTGCGCAGCGCGCCACGCCTGGCACCCCTCATCACCGCCATCGGCCTCTCCCTCGCACTCCAGCAAGCCGTATGGATGTGGTACCCCGACGCCACCAAGGACCGCTCCTTCCCCCAGTTCGAGGGTGAAGCGATCGACATCTTCGGTGCCACCATCCAGCGCGGCGACATCTTCGTCCTCATCGCCGCACCCCTCTGCATGCTCGCCCTCGGCCTCTTCGTCTCCAAGACACGAGCCGGCCGCGGCATGCAAGCCACCTCGCAGGACCCCGACACCGCCAAGCTCATGGGCATCAACACCGACCGCATCATCGTCATGGCCTTCGCCATCGGTGCCGCGTTCGCCGCCGTCGCCGCCGTCGCCTACGGGCTCAAGAACGGCCAGATCGGCTTCCGCATGGGCTTCATCATGGGCCTCAAGGCCTTCACCGCAGCCGTCCTCGGCGGCATCGGCAACATCTACGGCGCCATGCTCGGCGGAGTCGTCCTCGGCGTCGCCGAAGCCCTCGCCACCGGCTACATGAGCGAAGTCCCCGGCATGGAACTCTTCGGAGGCGGCGCCTGGAAGGACGTATGGGCCTTCGCCCTCCTCATCCTCGTCCTCCTCATACGCCCGCAAGGCCTGCTGGGCGAACGCGTCGCGGACAGGGCGTGA
- the pyk gene encoding pyruvate kinase, translating to MRRAKIVCTLGPATDTYEQIKALVEAGMDIARLNLSHGTYAEHEERYHRVRKASEETGRSVGILADLQGPKIRLGRFTEGPVLLERGDDFTITVEPVDGDRTTCGTTYDGLAADVTTGERILIDDGRVTLEVTEVDGPRVHTTVIEGGMVSDHKGLNLPGVAVSVPALSEKDIDDLRWALRTGADIIALSFVRTGRDIDDVHRIMDEEDRRLPVIAKVEKPQAVDNIDDIVAAFDGIMVARGDLGVEMPLEQVPIVQKRAIKLAKRNAKPVIVATQMLDSMIDNSRPTRAEASDVANAVIDGTDAVMLSGETSVGKYPVETVRTMARIVEAAEEDILAKGLPPLTDRNKPRTQGGAVARAAAEMGDFLGAKFLVAFTQSGDTVKRLSRYRSPIPLLAFTPDTATRAQLNLTWGVETFLGPHVDSTDAMVAQVDEELLRIGRCQKGDVVVITAGSPPGVAGSTNLVRVHHIGEDDSPK from the coding sequence ATGCGCCGAGCAAAAATCGTTTGTACCCTGGGACCCGCAACCGACACATACGAGCAGATCAAGGCGCTCGTCGAAGCGGGAATGGACATCGCCCGCCTCAACCTGAGCCACGGCACCTACGCCGAACACGAAGAGCGCTACCACCGCGTACGCAAAGCATCCGAGGAAACCGGCCGCAGCGTAGGAATCCTCGCCGACCTTCAAGGCCCGAAGATCCGCCTCGGCCGCTTCACCGAAGGCCCCGTACTCCTTGAACGCGGCGACGACTTCACCATCACCGTCGAACCCGTGGACGGCGACCGCACCACCTGCGGCACCACCTACGACGGCCTCGCCGCCGACGTCACCACCGGCGAACGCATCCTCATCGACGACGGCCGCGTCACCCTCGAAGTCACCGAAGTCGACGGACCCCGCGTCCACACCACCGTCATCGAAGGCGGCATGGTCTCCGACCACAAGGGACTCAACCTCCCCGGCGTCGCCGTCTCCGTCCCCGCACTCTCCGAGAAGGACATCGACGACCTCCGCTGGGCCCTGCGCACCGGCGCCGACATCATCGCCCTCTCCTTCGTACGCACCGGACGCGACATCGACGACGTCCACCGCATCATGGACGAGGAGGACCGCCGCCTCCCCGTCATCGCCAAGGTCGAGAAGCCCCAGGCCGTCGACAACATCGACGACATCGTCGCCGCCTTCGACGGCATCATGGTCGCCCGCGGTGACCTCGGCGTCGAAATGCCCCTGGAACAGGTCCCGATCGTCCAGAAGCGCGCCATCAAACTCGCCAAGCGCAACGCCAAGCCGGTCATCGTCGCCACCCAGATGCTCGACTCGATGATCGACAACTCCCGGCCCACCCGCGCCGAAGCCTCCGACGTCGCCAACGCCGTCATCGACGGCACCGACGCCGTGATGCTCTCCGGCGAGACCAGCGTCGGCAAGTACCCCGTCGAGACCGTCCGCACCATGGCCCGCATCGTGGAGGCGGCCGAGGAGGACATCCTCGCCAAGGGCCTCCCGCCCCTCACCGACCGCAACAAGCCCCGCACCCAGGGCGGCGCGGTGGCCCGCGCGGCAGCCGAGATGGGCGACTTCCTCGGCGCCAAGTTCCTGGTGGCCTTCACCCAGAGCGGAGACACGGTCAAACGCCTCTCGCGCTACCGCTCCCCGATCCCGCTCCTCGCCTTCACCCCGGACACGGCCACGCGCGCGCAGCTGAACCTCACGTGGGGCGTGGAGACGTTCCTCGGGCCGCACGTGGACTCGACGGACGCGATGGTGGCGCAGGTGGACGAGGAGCTGCTGCGGATCGGCCGCTGCCAGAAGGGCGACGTCGTGGTCATCACCGCGGGGTCCCCGCCCGGAGTCGCCGGCTCAACGAACCTGGTCCGGGTGCACCACATCGGCGAGGACGACAGCCCGAAGTAA
- a CDS encoding helix-turn-helix domain-containing protein — translation MEQHNPSIRDEALALLRSGITNRATSELLNVPRGTIGWWLHEDRKRRGVQYVQPTDCPVCTDRDLDRLAYAYLLGLYLGDGHIISKPKQHHLSIFCGDTWPGLIDEAEAVMRRVMPMPRTGRRQKGGCVEVKSYTKHWTCLFPQHGPGKKHERPIILEAWQQEIIDSHSWEFIRGLIHSDGCRTMNWTTRTVGGIRKRYEYPRYWFTNVSDDIRRLYTDTLDKLGIEWTHCTRAGKEYNISVARRASVALMDAHVGPKY, via the coding sequence ATGGAACAGCACAATCCGTCGATACGCGACGAAGCGCTCGCTCTCTTGCGGAGCGGAATCACCAATCGGGCCACTTCGGAGCTCCTCAACGTTCCTCGCGGAACAATCGGCTGGTGGCTACACGAGGACCGCAAAAGGCGCGGGGTCCAGTACGTACAGCCCACCGACTGCCCGGTCTGCACAGACCGAGACCTTGATCGTCTCGCTTACGCCTACCTCCTAGGGCTCTACCTGGGCGACGGCCACATCATCTCCAAGCCCAAACAGCACCATCTGTCGATCTTCTGTGGAGACACCTGGCCCGGATTGATCGACGAGGCCGAAGCGGTCATGCGCAGGGTAATGCCCATGCCACGAACCGGACGACGCCAAAAGGGCGGCTGCGTAGAGGTCAAGTCCTATACGAAGCACTGGACATGCCTCTTCCCGCAGCACGGCCCTGGCAAGAAGCACGAGCGGCCGATCATCCTCGAAGCCTGGCAACAGGAGATCATTGACAGTCACTCTTGGGAATTTATCCGGGGACTCATCCACTCCGACGGCTGCCGGACCATGAACTGGACGACCCGCACGGTCGGCGGAATCCGCAAACGCTACGAGTACCCCCGGTACTGGTTCACCAACGTCTCCGACGACATCCGCCGGCTCTACACCGACACGCTGGACAAGCTCGGTATCGAGTGGACGCACTGCACCCGCGCGGGCAAGGAGTACAACATCTCCGTAGCCCGACGGGCGTCCGTAGCGCTCATGGACGCTCACGTCGGGCCGAAGTACTGA
- a CDS encoding ABC transporter ATP-binding protein, producing the protein MTKTDAPTGTTVLDASGVTMRFGGLTAVRNVDLTVNTGEIVGLIGPNGAGKTTFFNCLTGLYVPTEGKVSYKGTVLPPKPHLVTQAGIARTFQNIRLFANMTVLENVLVGRHTRTEEGLWSALLRLPGYKKAENASRERCMELLEFIGLADKADHLARNLPYGDQRKLEIARALASDPGLLLLDEPTAGMNPQETRVTEELIFAIRDQGIAVLVIEHDMRFIFNLCDRVAVLVQGEKLVEGTAPVVQSDERVVAAYLGTPFEGAPGAEEAAEVEAAEASAAGASTGAGKKDTPATTDTTTEEEDTR; encoded by the coding sequence ATGACCAAAACAGACGCACCCACCGGCACCACCGTCCTCGACGCCAGCGGCGTCACCATGCGCTTCGGCGGCCTCACCGCCGTACGCAACGTCGACCTCACCGTCAACACCGGCGAGATCGTCGGCCTCATCGGACCCAACGGCGCCGGCAAGACAACCTTCTTCAACTGCCTCACCGGCCTCTACGTCCCCACCGAGGGCAAAGTCAGCTACAAGGGCACCGTCCTGCCGCCCAAGCCCCACCTCGTCACCCAGGCCGGCATCGCCCGCACCTTCCAGAACATCAGGCTCTTCGCCAACATGACCGTCCTGGAAAACGTCCTCGTCGGACGCCACACCAGGACCGAAGAAGGCCTCTGGTCCGCCCTCCTGCGCCTCCCCGGCTACAAGAAGGCCGAGAACGCCAGCCGCGAACGCTGCATGGAACTCCTCGAGTTCATCGGCCTCGCAGACAAGGCCGACCACCTCGCGCGCAACCTCCCCTACGGAGACCAGCGCAAGCTGGAAATCGCCCGCGCCCTCGCCAGCGACCCCGGGCTCCTCCTCCTGGACGAACCCACCGCCGGCATGAACCCCCAGGAAACCCGCGTCACCGAAGAACTCATCTTCGCCATCCGGGACCAGGGCATCGCCGTACTCGTCATCGAGCACGACATGCGGTTCATCTTCAACCTCTGCGACCGAGTCGCCGTCCTCGTCCAGGGCGAAAAACTCGTCGAGGGCACCGCCCCCGTCGTCCAGAGCGACGAACGCGTCGTCGCCGCCTACCTAGGCACCCCCTTCGAAGGCGCCCCCGGCGCCGAAGAAGCCGCCGAGGTCGAAGCCGCCGAAGCCTCCGCAGCGGGCGCGAGCACCGGCGCCGGCAAGAAGGACACCCCGGCCACCACCGACACCACCACCGAGGAGGAGGACACCCGATGA